The window AGTAGGTAACATGCATTTTAAAGGAATTCATGACCTGCCTAATCAGGGAGTAATTATTGAAAAAGGCGAACCAGTGGTTACAGTTTTAACTTCCAGTCCCCATAAAGAAGATGCAATAACCTCCGCTCAAAAACTGGTTCAAAGGGTTTATACATCCTTAAAACCGGTTATGTAAGTCACATTGTATAAAATATTATCATTTATGTGAATACCCTTAAATAAATATAAATGAGCGTTCCAATTACAATTCCCACTGTAACCATTATCTCAGCACCGAAAGTTAAAATGGATACTATGGCCATCTTATCCGGATCTTTTTTTATTTCTTCCCAATTAAAATCGTATAAAAAGTCGAGGTTAAATGATTTCAATTTTTTCCATAAATTTTTAAATCCCATAATTAAATTCAATCCTTTATTTTTATCATTCATTTGAAGCGATTTTACAATTGATTAAAAACGTAGATGTAGAGATAAAATTTTCATCTCACTAGAAATATATACTGTGAGGTGGTGGGCAATATTTTCCTTACTAATTTTATGTCTGGCCGGTAAATATAGATTTCATCATCACAATCATCCCTTCCCAGTATCTGGCAAAAAATCTGGCATTCAAGTTTTCCAGTTATCCTGGATCCACTAGAATCAGAATCAATCTCAATATAAATTGGAAGCTTTAATTGCCCCCATAATTCATTGGGAATAATAGAAGAAATTTTTTTCAATTCATTTCTTTTAAAACGATGCCTTGTTCCATCTGTTCCCAGTACATGGGGTTTATTTTCTCCTAAAAGTTCTTTTAAACTTTTTCTTTCCTTGGGAAGATGACGATTAAGACTCATGATCTGTTTTTTCAGAAGCCTATTGTTTCGGTTTTGATCCCCAATCATCGTTAAGATTTTATTCTTTGATGAATATAATATTGTAGTATAGAATTAAACATGGTGAATATTGTGGATATTGATATAGAGCAATGCAGAGAAAATGACAAGATAAAGAATATTATCAGTACCAGTGGCCTTCCAATTAAACACATAAAACTACTTCTCAGATTATCGGATACCATATACATTAATGCCATAAATTATAACGTGTTGGTTAATGAAAACCAAGTGATAATTCTTCTTATATCATCTAAACCAGACAATATTACAGGGATTTTACATACTTATTCTATTACAAATGTTCTTTACAAGATTAGAGATATGGAAAAGGAGCATGATGATTTAAATACATATTGTGAGGTTGAAGATAACATTTTTAAGATTATTATAAATATTAACCCGTAAAAACTCTATAACTTTAATAAATTCTTTTTTGTTGGTGCATGAATGAAAATTAAAGAGTACCAAAAATTGATACAAGAATTATCTGATATAGACTTAGAAGCTAATTCCATTGCGGATTCTAGACGGATTTTAGCTGAACTCAATGAAAGGGAAAATATAGTTGCTGAGCTTATAAAACGTGTTAAGAAAGATATTCAAAACATTGAACTTGATTTTTTAGAAAAAAAACATAAGATAAATGTTGATTATGCGGAAGGTCGTTCGTCAGGAGTGATATCAAGAGTTAGAGGGAAATCTAAGGTTAAAGAGTTGAAAAAACTTCAAGAAAAACGTGATGAAACCTTAGAATCATATCATGCTGTGCGTTATATTTTGGATGAATTATACATTCAGATTAAAGATGCCAAAGATCCACTTAATAACTATATAAAAGGTAGATTAGGTGGATTGTAGGGTAATTATCATTAAAAAAATTTATAAAAAAAATATGTTATAGGCAGTTTTTCGCACTTTAATCTATTAGAAGTTGATATCTACAGGTAAAAGTATCAAAATGCCTAATAAATCCTCTTTTTCTACTTTATAGTCCAATGCTGCTGCGAAAAGGGCGTGATCTGCTGTTCTTTCCATGCTTATGGGAAGGTATGTTTCTTCACCAACTGCCAGAGCATGTCCATACATATTAGTTCCATAAGCACTTATGAAACAGATGTGGTTAGCGTTGATGTTAATTTTTTTGATTTGGACTGGTTTTGTTTCCCCTGCTTTAAATTCCTTCTCTTCAGCAGCGATAATAGCACGAACTTTTCCTGAGATGTTGCCGATTTCGAAATCAATGACAGGTTTGGCCTTTTTGATTTGTTCTTTTTTAACCTGATCCAGTCTTGTTATTATTCTAACCATTGGCAGCCTCCTCACTTTCCATGGACTTTTTAACCATCTTCAAGCGTACAAAGCTTTCTCTTTCCATCTCTTCTAAGCGCATTTCAATATACTTGACAGTGTTCTGCAATCGGGGTATGATGATGTGTTCTAATGCGTTAACACGTCTTTTAGTGGATTCAATCTCACTTGCCAATAACATGATTGTTTTTTCAGTTTCTCCCAGTTCAATAATGAGTTGGATTGATTTTTCGAACTTTTTAGCTGCTTCGTCAACTTTTACGGAGGTATCCATGAATCCGTAGCCACGTTCAACAATAGTTCTCTCCTGAATTTCAGAGTCAATTATTGGAACCACCACTCCCATAATACTTCTAGAATCGATATCAACATCAACTGATTCAGTAACCGACATGGCCGCTTTTTTTACTGCAAGATCACCCATGTTTATTTGGGCTGCTGTTAAATCACGGTAAGCTTCCTCGAGGTTTTTGGCAACGGTTTCACGGGATCCTTTAACCTTCTCAAGGATGTTGAAAAACTCCATGATTAGAGCATTTCGTTTCTCTTTAAGGAGGCTGTGGCCTTTAACTGCCAGCTTTTCCCTCTCTTTGAGTTTTAAAAGTTCCATCCTAGTGGGGTTGATGCCTTCAATCATTTCTTGTGCCATTTTTCATCCCTCTATTTTATTTCTCAAAAAGTAAGGATGGGTTTTATTTATGGGCAGGGT is drawn from Methanobacterium sp. and contains these coding sequences:
- a CDS encoding DUF61 family protein, coding for MIGDQNRNNRLLKKQIMSLNRHLPKERKSLKELLGENKPHVLGTDGTRHRFKRNELKKISSIIPNELWGQLKLPIYIEIDSDSSGSRITGKLECQIFCQILGRDDCDDEIYIYRPDIKLVRKILPTTSQYIFLVR
- a CDS encoding DUF22 domain-containing protein; the encoded protein is MVRIITRLDQVKKEQIKKAKPVIDFEIGNISGKVRAIIAAEEKEFKAGETKPVQIKKININANHICFISAYGTNMYGHALAVGEETYLPISMERTADHALFAAALDYKVEKEDLLGILILLPVDINF
- a CDS encoding V-type ATP synthase subunit D produces the protein MAQEMIEGINPTRMELLKLKEREKLAVKGHSLLKEKRNALIMEFFNILEKVKGSRETVAKNLEEAYRDLTAAQINMGDLAVKKAAMSVTESVDVDIDSRSIMGVVVPIIDSEIQERTIVERGYGFMDTSVKVDEAAKKFEKSIQLIIELGETEKTIMLLASEIESTKRRVNALEHIIIPRLQNTVKYIEMRLEEMERESFVRLKMVKKSMESEEAANG